The following is a genomic window from Elusimicrobiota bacterium.
GGCGAGCCGGGCTTCTATTATTCGCTGGCGTATTGCCTCATCATTGTTGGTTTCGGATACAAACGGATTCGGACGCGGGCAACACCCTATGTGAAGGCCCAAACATGGACATTGGCCCTGGTCCAAATTATTCCATTGTTTCTTCTCCCCTATATTGTTCTTCCTTGGATGGGTCACGCCGGCGCCTTTGACTCGGGTTTCCTTAAAAAAATGGCCGACGCGCTTTTCCCAATCGCCGACTACGGTCACGGCCGTGAATATTGGAGATCATTTGGTTTGATTCTGGCCTGGCCGCTTTTTTTCTGGAATGTGTTCACCCATCAACCAATGTGGGCCTGGCTTTTCATCAGCGCCGTTCAAACCTTCGTTGTGATTCCCGGCATCATTTATTTCTGGGGAAAGGGCGCCTATTGCGGTTGGATCTGTTCCTGCGGCGCTCTGGCTGAAACGCTCGGCGACTCCCACCGAACAAAAATGCCGCACGGTCCCTTCTGGAACAAGCTCAACATGGCGGGGCAGGTGATTCTGTTCGCGGCCTTCGCGCTGCTCCTGTTTCGAATTCTGGGATGGATGCAGGTCGGTTGGGCGGAAAAAGCCTATGACTATATTTTTCACGATTTACCGGTCTTCAATTATGTGTGGTTCGTGGATTTGTTCTTGGCTGGAATTATCGGTGTGGGTCTTTACTTCCATTTCTCGGGGCGTGTGTGGTGCCGTTTCTTCTGCCCCTTGGCGGCCCTCATGCACATTTACTCCCGCTTCAGCCGGTTTGGAATCATCTCCAATAAAAAGAAGTGCATCTCTTGCAATGTGTGCACCTCTGTCTGTCACATGGGCATCGATGTCATGAATTTCGCGAACAAAGGCCTCTCGATGCAGGATCCGCAATGCGTCCGTTGTTCGGCTTGTGTTTCAAGTTGCCCCACCGGCGTGCTTAATTTTGGACAGGTTGATAAGATCGGCCGTGTCATCAAGAGTGATTCAATTCCAGCTAGCGCTGTGCAAATAAAGGAAGGAAAATGAAAAATACTCCTTATATTCTCGTCCCTCCGGGGAACGATATTCCGCGTGTGGTCAATGCCATCGTTGAGATTCCCAAAGGCAGTCGCAATAAATTTGAAGTGGACAAAAAAACCGGTTTGATTCGACTTGATCGGTACCTGTTCGCTTCCAGCCATTACCCCGGTGATTACGGTTTCATCCCCCAAACCTTGGCCGAAGATGGAGACCCGCTGGACGTCCTGGTGATGGTGAATGAACCCACCTTCAGCGGCTGTTTAATTGAAGCGCGGGTGATTGGTCTTTTTAAAATGAAAGACGACGGGAAAAATGATTTTAAAGTGTTGGGCGTTCCCCACACGGATCCGTTATTTGCTGAATATCATGAACTGGATGACGTCCCCAGTCATTATTTACGCGAAGTGGAACATTTTTTCGGCACATACAAACAGCTGGAGGGAGTGCCCATTGAAGTGAAAGGTTGGGGAAAGGCCGCGGATGCCATTAAAGAAGTGAAACAGTCTGTGGAACGATTCAAGAAACCTTAATGAAAGTTACTTCGGCGTAAGACCGAGGAGTTCGCCCAGGGGGACCAGTTCGAATCCTTTTTCTTTTGCAGCTTTAATCACCGCTTCGGTTATTTCCAATGACTTTTGGCTTTTGGGCCAGCCGTCGTGGAGCAATAGAACAGCCCCCGGCTTGATGGCTTTAACGTAGCCTGAAATCTCTTGTTCGGCGGTGGTGGAATTCCAATCCGTGCCATACGTCCAATTCACAACAACAAAACCCGCCTCTTTGGCCGCCGCCGTGATCCACGGTCGATCAATGCCATAGGGCATCCGCAGAATTTTTATCTTTTGACCCGATTTTTTTTCAATGAGGTCTTTGGCCTGTATCATGTCCTTGACCAATTCTTGCCGGGTCACCTCACGTGCTTTGTTTTCATCGCCTACCTGTGTCAAGTTGAAACGATACCGTTTGTTGTAATTCATGTGCGTCATGGTGTGATTGGCCAATTCATGGCCTTTTTCTGAAATCATTTTCGCGATTTCAGGGCGCAAACGGACCTGCTCCCCCAACAAAAAGAAAGTGGCTTTAACATTATAACGGTCCAACAGATCCAAGAATTGAGGAGTGTTGGGGCCCGGGCCGTCATCAAAAGTCAAGGCCATCCGTTTTTCTTTGGTGGGACCCTGGGTTAGAAAATCCCCGGGTTTGGGCGCGGCCAGCAGAC
Proteins encoded in this region:
- a CDS encoding Bifunctional xylanase/deacetylase, yielding MKTNLSGVLLLLWLSVSGLLAAPKPGDFLTQGPTKEKRMALTFDDGPGPNTPQFLDLLDRYNVKATFFLLGEQVRLRPEIAKMISEKGHELANHTMTHMNYNKRYRFNLTQVGDENKAREVTRQELVKDMIQAKDLIEKKSGQKIKILRMPYGIDRPWITAAAKEAGFVVVNWTYGTDWNSTTAEQEISGYVKAIKPGAVLLLHDGWPKSQKSLEITEAVIKAAKEKGFELVPLGELLGLTPK
- the ppa gene encoding Inorganic pyrophosphatase produces the protein MKNTPYILVPPGNDIPRVVNAIVEIPKGSRNKFEVDKKTGLIRLDRYLFASSHYPGDYGFIPQTLAEDGDPLDVLVMVNEPTFSGCLIEARVIGLFKMKDDGKNDFKVLGVPHTDPLFAEYHELDDVPSHYLREVEHFFGTYKQLEGVPIEVKGWGKAADAIKEVKQSVERFKKP